TTCCGTGTCGAGAAAAGACAAGCAGCGCGACAGCGcttgtcttaatctatgttaatactattgtgtatatatgttaatttataataggtaacaacgaaatacaaaatgtattgcTTGGATTACTTATATAGAAAAAAAGTAGCGATGCGACGTACATGCGTCTGAAAAGTTGAACGCGTTTCGTCAGATTGTGAATGCGCCGTCAGTTGTCTGTATCGTTCAAATGCGCTGGGTTTTTCGATatgaaatctgaagagcgcgaaagcagcgcgtgggactcaaacggttaataggTCTTCGTATGAGAGTGTCGTAGATGTCGTTCTACTGTTTACCTTTTATTGGTAAGCCTTCGTTTGTTTCGTCGTTCTGGCTACCATAATGTCTTCCGTGTTTggtaatttctctttttttctttttgctgcTGTGTTAGGTGTTGACTGTAGTCTTTTAATTCGTTTGTTGGTTGAGATGATATGTTTTATTTGTCGCGTAAGCGTGGCACTGTTCCATTCCGCGTATTTTTCTTcttgtattaatttttgtaatgcCTGGTTGTTGGACATTAAGAATTCACTTTTTTGGCTGTTTTTTGAGGATGCTTGTTCGCACTGATTTTCTTTATCCGCACTGACATCAGTGATTGGTGTTTTATCCCCTTTTTTTAGTatgatgtatatttttttagtatATTTAGTATGAATTACCATTGTTTTTTGTGTGTGTAACGATTTTGGAATTTAAAATCAAGCAGTATGCACTGCGCGAGGCACTAAGGGACACCGTTAGAGAACTCGTAGGTATGTTCGTCTTCTATGATAGTCAGCGGCCGAATGGGATACTGACCACTATACTACCGAGTTTTCGCATTTTATAAGCTACTGCCACCAGTATCTGTTGATGTTTTGTCgatgtttgtattttttatcTACACTGGACAGTTTTGTCCAAGGTTCTTTGAATTCTTGAgtcataggtcgttgaattcgtcttaaaacgcactatttgatggtggataaaaaacgtatcattccatttaaacaaagaaagttgaccttcacctcaccttgcAGTGTTCACCAGGAAAAGTAAAAAGTTCCACCACATGATGTCCTCctcggtattgaacaactttcgtctgaaacatttttgcgtataatcaatattttcggagatattcgactgtaacgctttataatttccaccctgtatattgtGGACAACATATATAGACAGATGCGAGATATAAAGGAATCACCTGAGCTGTACCGATCGATTGATTTCTCGTCACCGTATAAATCAAGAAATTCGTATTTGAATCGTTTGAACAAACTCGTCATCGCAGTTTTCGGAAATCTGTACTTGTACTACAAGAAAGAGGATACCGTACAGTGGCTGTATTTGGATAACTCGATTCAAATCACTCTTATTTTATACGATCCTTGGATAAAGCTAGACAATAATCATAGAGAATCACACTGACGTGAAATTGAACGGAGCGTTTCTAGTGCTGTTGACGCGAGAAAAGCAGAAAGACAATAACGAAACGACCTATGAATACAATAGCACAAAGgagattaatgaatattttatcaattgtaTCTGGAAACTGCCCGACATTAATTTCTACATACAAAATGCATTCATTTCTATTCGCTACGTCCGCACTGGGAAGACCATCGAAATATATCTGGGAAAGCGGAGCGACACGAACATTGCGTTAATTCGTTTGAATAGAATCAAATATAACCAAAGTAATGGTAGTTCACATCATTGGATAGTGATAATTTGGATCGAAGCTTTGTATCACATCGGAAAATAAACTCCATGCTTACTCtttgtactttatttattacaaataaacgagaacattattaatatcatcgGGCAATGTTATTTGTAATAAGCCAGAGACCTCCCTTCCAAGAGAATTGATATAAGTATATTTCGCAATCGGAACGTATCGTTTCGATTCAACTGAAAAGTTTTTTACGGTTACCTCAGAATCTAAGAAATAGTGACACTTATATATGacaacatatccaaaaatcaaCGAAATCAACGGGGAACACCTCAAACTATATAATCAccgaatttacataaaatttacataaatttacataaagttAGTGCTAAGCGTAGAGCTGCCCTCTAACAAAACGACTGATTGTAGCGGCAGAAGAATCTTCATTACCGAcagagaatattataaaataaatcgtcattttttatagtactaaaTCTGGTGTTGtcataaacatttaattcataTCATTAATGTCCGTCATagcaaataaacatgtaattaattCACAGTTAAAATAGTTactaaatattatgttatacaACCAATAAATATCACAAAATAACTATAGTATAATTTTTTCATGCAGTCGGCAATCCAGAATATGTGACGCGGAGTCCCGTAAGTTGCAATGTCAATCCATATAGCACATCGTCTGTGgcaataattttataactgtGTTCATTGGATGCAATTTTCGTACGCATGCGCCCTAGAAATTAGTCTTGTAAAACGCCTCTATAAAAAATTTTCTGTGATGGTACTATAACTGACGTGTTTTACTTATTTTGTACCCGTTATTTTGTAGTAGTTAAGATGACATTTGATAatctgtaaaatgaaatttgaataaaacagtAAATAGTAAATACGTATGTATTATATGATGGCTGAAAGTTTAGCAAAAGTGTTTGCTACTGAAGATTTTAGTCCAGAGAAATGTGAGTATCccgttataaataaattaactaaACACGTAATATACTGACAGTTTGGTTTCTTTTCAGTTGTTAAAGAATTAAGCGCACAATGCGTTGGTGCAGATGAATTGAGGCAACAACGTGCCAAGATTCAAGAGCTTGCAAATAATACATCTGCGCAGCTCAAGCGTAATGTTTACCAAAACTATATGCAATTTATAGAAACCGCTAAGGAAATATCACATCTAGAAAGTGAAATGTATCAGTTGTCACAATTATTAAGTGAACAACGTTCCTTATTGAGCACATTAGGATCCACTAGAACTACGGGTGTTATTTTTGAAGATCTATCGGAATCTAGAGAAGAAGGTACTAATGAATTTACCTCCAAAGAAGAGGAACAAAAGCAAAAGCTGATACAACTACTTGAAAATGTAGAAGGTGCTATGGTGAGttaataaaacttcaatatctctgattaaaaacaagaaataataattagtttcaGATTTGCTTTATAGAGTTTAGCTGAAACACCAGGTCGTACGTGCTTACATGAAGGTTCATTACTAGAGCTGGATCCATTAGAGGGAACACCATTGAAAAGGGTTCatgcatatttatttaatgacatATTAATGATCTCTTCTTGGTTGGCAAATGGAAATAGACGAGGACCACCTAGATATAAAATGCAAGCAGTTTATAATCTTGAAAGTCTAGCAGTTGTTAATGTAAGAGATCTAGGAACAGTGAAATTAGCATTCAAGCTTTTAGCATTTTCCGATACCAGAGTATTTCAATGCGCAACTGCAACAAGTAAAGTTAGTATCTTAAAATGCATTGTTTATAAACTTGCAAAGAACATAACACAAATAGCAATACTTGTTACAGAAAGAGTGGCTGGATAAATGTGAGCAagcaaaaaaaatgaaattagctGAAGACAATCCAAATGGGGATACTCAACAGACCGATACAAGGTCTAAAGAGGAAAAAATAGCACCTTCTCGTTCGATGTCTCTTGATTCCAATACCCTAGGTACGTTTGATAATTGTAATATCACAATATTGAGTGAAATTaagataaattacatttttcagtCATTTTCTTCTAGGTATAGATGATATAGATTCAGAATTGTTTGAACCACCACCTGAATGGATGTTAGAAGTTGCAGAAGACTTGGATTCTTGTATAGCTCAACGTCACTTTGAAGAAGCTTATAGCCTTTTAGAGAAGGCGAAAACGTATTTAAAAGATAGTCAAACCACGccaattttacttgaaatacaGTCAAAAGTAAACGACAGAGGACGATCTCTGGTCGATGTTTTAACGAAGGAACTTGAAGTAAGTGCGGAAGCAAAATCACTTCAAGGCGGTGGTTTAAGAAGTGCACGGCGTATAGTAAAGCTATTAATACAACTTAACAGAAGTGCTCAAGCCTGTCAATTATATTTAAGACTGTGTACTGCTATGCTAAAAGCACGTTTAAAAAGAGTTAAGAAAGAAGGAACCATTACAGCTTACACGAAGCAACTTAGTGCAATCGCGTTTAGCAACATCGTAGAAATTgctaaagaatttcaaaaactttTTTCACAATCTGCAAATTGTACATCCGGTAATTAAAATATAGTGTAATTGAAATTAACGTTTAAAATGTTCTTTTCGCattaactattttttttttcggTTTTAGGTTTAGTAGTGTGGTGCAGTCAAGAAGTTAAACATCTAACGAcgcatttaattaaacaactttTTGTTCCCCAAGTATCTTTAAGTACGTTGGTAGAGTGTATTGTTGCCGTTCGATGTCATTGTGACCAGGTACAATCTTCgcaatgttttttttatttaatcatttgaataaGATATTCGGTAAAAAGAAACTTGATATATGagtatgatatataaatataaataaactaataattgtgtattttaattttcagttaacGCATCTTGGAATGGATTTTCGTTATCAACTGGACGGTCAACTGAGATCTCCGTTGACCAAAGCTATACAAGATTCTGgtgaaaaatatgttaatatagtCAAAAAGCACATAGCTGAAGATACTTGGCGGCCGACTAATTTAGAAACAAGCAAAAACGTTCAGAAATTACTATCTGAGATGGACGATCTTGGAATAACAGTACCATCTTCTTACGTAACAAATGAGTATTGGATCTCATTAACCAAGAATACGTTAGCTTTCTCAAAAATTTACGTCAGTCTCTTAGAAGATTGTTTAAACGTTGCTACACCAGAACTCATGGCTACAATAGACGGAGTTTTAGTGACAGTGATGCGAGTTCAAGTGCAACATGTTATTGTGTCACTTACGAATCCGAAATTAAAGCAAGAGGTAACGAATTGTTCTTTCTTCTAATCACATCATGCTCAGTTGTCATAATTTCCGACCTGTTCAGGTtcctttaaaatgtattatattttctaaataattaattttttattccgtTCATGGTAACTTTAGAAGCAGTTGGTCCATGATAACGCAACCTACATTCGGGACGTTATAATCGCGAGAGGACTAGAGCTGTATAAATCGACAACCAATCAAATCTTCAAAAAACTGTTGGCCTTAAAAGAGCAAATCGTATTTGACTCTTTATCTGTGACAAAACCCAAACCTGCGCCTAGGACATCAGTAGCGAAATATTTGACCACGGAATATATTTAACTGcgttgatatatatatataaatattgcactATTGTACATAATGGAGTGTAAGAGAAACtgtaattttaagaaaaatatagaatgtttcattaatttgcaGTACGTAATGAATGTATTATagtcaatatataaattaatttgttttatctttaagtaaatacatacattaaattgaaaaacaacTTATTTTTGAAACCTATCACAGGTACATGAATAATACTAacattaaatgaatgaaatctgTGTTACATATGTCAAAATGACTGAATGAACAGCTAAATGTAAACGCACATTGCATCATACTGAGTTATCTCATGCTTAAcatatagaatttaaaatttttaaacaggTATATTGATATACATTAAGTATTATAATgttgaactattttattttttgtctttattttctaaatttgttGTGACCGTGTTACCACTTTcttctaattttcttttctttgcacGAATATCTGCTAATGTCTGCTCTATGCTTCGTTGATCTTTCTTATTTTCGCTTGGAActgaaatcaaatttataattaactacAAGTGTTTAAACCATCGATAAAAACAGCATTTACTTACCACAGCCATAACTACTATTAGCTTCTGTTTTCTTAGCTGCTTCCAAAGCAGCTTCTTTCCCAATTAAATGTTGATACTTATCCTTATAAAAACTATTTGGTACAAAGTTGTCTTTTCGTTTCTTAGTTTTCGCAGCTTCTATTTCTTCTTTGGCtcgtctttctttttcttctgtaatTCTTTTAGCTACTTCCTCATTCCATTCCTCTCCTCTTCGTAATGCATTTAATTGATCTTCAGATGGAGCGTGTTCTcttttgaaaatcattatatGTCGATCGATATCCTCTTCGCCAAAAGAATATGCCCATACATTTGCTACTTCAGCAACATCGTGTCTgcaatataaaaacaatattacttatttcatttataatttgaattgaattgcCATTTTTTCTATGTACATTATACTTCTATAAATTTGATGCATAGGTGGGAACTTGTATTCTTTAATATCATCATCTTGAAGAaacttattaatttttgtttccacctagtaaaatagaaacaagaacaataatgcatatttgatatatttttaaaataaacacaatatataaaaatttaaacattcaaacctTGTCTcgaaaaatttttaactttACCACTTCTGCATTTTGCCGCTTCTGATATTCTTCTTTCTGTTCTGTTCAACAGAAATTATTTtgtcaatagaaaataattttacaaagatTGACAATATAGGTTAACTTGTAACTGACTTTTCATCAATGCTTTTTGTTTATCACTGGCTGTAGGCGGTTTATCCATAGAATTCATGATAGATTCCAGCAAATCCATTATTTCGTCGAATTATACGTTGACAATTATATATCAATGGAATTTATAATGTTTCgaaaagttatttataaaaagagaaCCTGCGAAATTAGATACGTATTTCACAAACTTtgaatatgtatacatatacaaatatcgcatgcaatgaaattttcttcagtttttgaGTACCTTAAAAACTCACGTATATAATATAGTTACGTTTTGCTTGATGTTACCAATAATTCACTAATTTGGATATGTGAGCACAAACTTAGAATCCGTACAGATGTTGTATATATAGATGTTTTTATCAAGGCCTCTCAAGGGTCCTTAGGACTTCTATATCATCTCGGTGTCGTGCTCGACGTTACCGACATTTCACAAATTTATGATAGTGTAATCCGAAGATCTGAAATACCGATCGTGTAACAAAACAGACGTTCTGATATACCCTCTACGATTTAGAGCGGTGAGTATAAGAATTATATTCGAGTCGACGATTGAAGTTGGTAAAATCAGCAAATGTAAAGAATTCTCTTTCcgagtttcaattattttcacgtACATGTCACGTAATATATGCCAGATATCATGGGTGGTATTATGGACTGTCAGCCGCTAAGCAGTAGATTACGCCAATGAATTGAAACTTATTCAAATTAAagattacattattatagttttaatgcAACATAACCAGTACATTATTaacgaatatataaaattttgttactacgtaattatattaaattcaaatctgatcctattaaaacaatttttcgtcAGACATTTGTTTACATACACATATTTTGTCACAATATGTTGTCATCATGccattgtaaattaaatttgttatactcGGATATATAGCTATTTTTAATTTGGATTACTTGGCGTCAGAATATAACGAGAGCATGTatcttataatttaaatttaaatatatttaattaatttaatgaacgaaaagaaaaaagacgCTTGATTATTTTCGAACTCACAGACTTACATTTCGACAATTTTAACATTTACTACCAAtcga
The window above is part of the Nomia melanderi isolate GNS246 chromosome 2, iyNomMela1, whole genome shotgun sequence genome. Proteins encoded here:
- the Exo84 gene encoding exocyst complex component Exo84, coding for MYYMMAESLAKVFATEDFSPEKFVKELSAQCVGADELRQQRAKIQELANNTSAQLKRNVYQNYMQFIETAKEISHLESEMYQLSQLLSEQRSLLSTLGSTRTTGVIFEDLSESREEGTNEFTSKEEEQKQKLIQLLENVEGAMSLAETPGRTCLHEGSLLELDPLEGTPLKRVHAYLFNDILMISSWLANGNRRGPPRYKMQAVYNLESLAVVNVRDLGTVKLAFKLLAFSDTRVFQCATATSKKEWLDKCEQAKKMKLAEDNPNGDTQQTDTRSKEEKIAPSRSMSLDSNTLGIDDIDSELFEPPPEWMLEVAEDLDSCIAQRHFEEAYSLLEKAKTYLKDSQTTPILLEIQSKVNDRGRSLVDVLTKELEVSAEAKSLQGGGLRSARRIVKLLIQLNRSAQACQLYLRLCTAMLKARLKRVKKEGTITAYTKQLSAIAFSNIVEIAKEFQKLFSQSANCTSGLVVWCSQEVKHLTTHLIKQLFVPQVSLSTLVECIVAVRCHCDQLTHLGMDFRYQLDGQLRSPLTKAIQDSGEKYVNIVKKHIAEDTWRPTNLETSKNVQKLLSEMDDLGITVPSSYVTNEYWISLTKNTLAFSKIYVSLLEDCLNVATPELMATIDGVLVTVMRVQVQHVIVSLTNPKLKQEKQLVHDNATYIRDVIIARGLELYKSTTNQIFKKLLALKEQIVFDSLSVTKPKPAPRTSVAKYLTTEYI
- the LOC116425856 gene encoding sperm-associated antigen 7 homolog; this encodes MDLLESIMNSMDKPPTASDKQKALMKKQKEEYQKRQNAEVVKLKIFRDKVETKINKFLQDDDIKEYKFPPMHQIYRSIIHDVAEVANVWAYSFGEEDIDRHIMIFKREHAPSEDQLNALRRGEEWNEEVAKRITEEKERRAKEEIEAAKTKKRKDNFVPNSFYKDKYQHLIGKEAALEAAKKTEANSSYGCVPSENKKDQRSIEQTLADIRAKKRKLEESGNTVTTNLENKDKK